CGTTTGGAATGGTGATAAGAGCAACTACAGCATTAAAGTGAATGGCGAGGAACTGGTGCAGGTAAATGGAAAAACAAGACTACCTGACACCACTCGCAACGTTGCCGTCGATGCCTTACAAGCAACCAATCGACTGAGACGCCTAATGGGGAATGCGCCGCCACTACGGAAGATTGCAGGTGTGCCCGTAGCTAAGCCCAAGCCTCGCCAAATTGCCAATCGCCCTCGCTCCTCCAGAGTCGCTAACGAGCGATCGCGCATCGTCCAACAACCATCAAACGCTATTGCCTACAGACCAGTCCTCTCCGAGATTAAGGGCATGGCATCCTGGTATGGTTACGCTGGCAATGGCACTCAAAGTGCCAGCGGTGAAAGATTCAATGAGAATGCAATGACCGCGGCTCACCGTACCTTACCTTTCGGCACCCAAGTGCGCGTGACTAACACGAACAACGGGCGTTCTGTCGTCGTGCGAATCAACGATCGGGGGCCATTTATTCGGGGTCGGATTATTGACGTATCAGCCGGTGCGGCTAGAGTTCTAGGGATGATCAGCAGTGGTGTGGCACCAGTGCGGGTAGAAATTTTAGGCAAACCGCAGAAGGTAGCAGTGGATGAAAACTAACTTGTAGCCAGAAAGATACTTTTAGCCAGAAAGAGGTTAATCCCAGACTCTTGGCATTGAATGCCCTCTTTAACTAAACCACCGAATCCCCTTTTCTGGAGATAGACTACTGGGCAGAGAGTAGTGTTAGTGGTTAGTAGTTAATTACTCGAAAACTAACTACTAACCACTAACAACCAAAAAAGGGGGGTTTGGTGCGCCTGTTTACGACAACTGCTGGATTGCACTGCTACTTGGATTTATACCGGCATCGCTTGAGAATCGGTTTTGTACCGACAATGGGAGCATTGCACGCAGGGCATCTTAGCTTAATCCAACACGCTCGACGCGAGAACGATCGGGTCATCGTCAGCATCTTTGTCAATCCGTTACAGTTTGGTCCAACAGAGGATTTTCAACAATATCCTCGTCGGCTAGAGCAGGATTGGCAATTGTGCGAACAAGCTGGGGTAGATGCGATTTTTGCCCCCACCGCTGAAGAAATGTACGGAATGAGGAATGGGGAAAATACGCTTACACCTGCTCCCGATTCCCCATTACCCATTTCCAAAGACTTAACTCAGGTCGTTCCACCAGAGTCTATGACCTCATTGTTGTGCGGTCGCTCTCGTCCCGGACACTTTCAGGGAGTGGCGACAGTGGTAACAAAACTATTGAACCTAGTACAGCCGACTCATGCTTATTTTGGCGAAAAAGATGCCCAACAAGTGGCAATTATTCGCCGTCTGGTGGCGGATCTCAATTTGCCGGTAGAGATTGTCGGGTGTTCCATCGTCAGGGAAGCGTCAGGACTGGCACTCTCGTCCCGCAATCAGTATCTGAGTGCTGAGCAGAAAGAGCAGGCATCTGTCTTGTATCGCGGCTTACGGGAAGCGCAGAAGAAATTTAAATCGGGCGATCGCGATCGCATTGTTCTCATTGAGGCAGCTCAAAAGGAATTTGCCCTCGTCCCAGAGGTACAGATCGAGTATATTGAACTGGTTCATCCAACAACTCTCATGCCATTAGAAAAAGTTGACGAGGCGGGACTGTTAAGCATCGCGGCGCGACTGGGAACAACCCGCTTGATTGATAATGTAACCCTGCGCGATCGCCAGCCGATTCTGGCGATTGATGGCCCTGCCGGAGCCGGAAAATCAACCGTAGCCCGCACGGTTGCCCAGTCTTTAGGACTACTTTATTTAGACACAGGGGCGATGTACCGCGCCCTGACTTGGCTGGTTCTGGAATCAGGAACCAGCGTCAAAGATGAACCTGCGATCGCCGAATTAGCGAGCAGTTCTCAGATTCAGCTAAGCACCAGTGACGACCTCCAGACGCCAGTGCGGGTTTGGATTCATGACCGTGAAGTCACCCAGGCAATTCGCTCGCGAGAAGTCACAGCTCAAGTATCCGCGATCGCTGCCCAGCCCTATGTCCGTCGAGAACTCGTAAAACAACAGCAGCGCTGGGGCGTAAAAGGAGGCGTCGTCGCCGAAGGACGTGACATCGGCTCCCACGTTTTTCCGGACGCGGAACTCAAAATCTTTTTAACCGCCTCCGCTCAAGCACGGGCGCAACGCCGTCAGCAAGACCTGAAAAACCAAGCTCAGCCAGAGGTCAGTTTAGATCAGTTGGAGCGGGATATTCAAGAACGCGATACTCGCGACAGTACCCGTGCCTTGGCACCCCTGCGAAAGGCAGCCGATGCCATTGAGATCCAAACCGACGGTCTGAGCATTGCCGAAGTCACTGCACAAATTGTCAGCCTTTATCAGCAAAAGCTGTCTGTGCCTGTCTAGCGGCTGCTTTCCGAATTCACGGTTTCACAAAAATATCAAGGACTGTAAAAACTAACTTTCTTCCCCGGATTAACTTCCGGTTGGTCAGTATTCTGCTGTAACCTGCAACAGGGCAGACTTCACTGCCCTGTTCAAAAAATAAGCAATTTAACGATAAATGATATAGTTTTTAGCCTTTAGCGCTCTAGACAGGGACTCTAGAGACGAACAAAGGACAGCAGACGCACGTCCTCTAGCTAGCACAGTCATGCTCTCGCGAGTCGCGCCGCTAGCTGTGAAAAATTTTCGAGAAGAATTTTCGGGAAGTATGGTGTCTGGAAGTGGCGGAAGATGAATTGCCGCCCGGGTGAAAGGAGGAGTGGAGGGGACTTAACGTGGCAAAGTATGACAGATTTCTCTGGCGGGAAAAAACAACATTAATTGCTCTGGCTGCGGCTGCTAGTAGTTTTATAACTGGTCTCATGTTGCCAGTAAACCAACAAGGTAGCGATCCAGAAATTCTTCTATCCGCTACTGAAAAAATGGGGCATCACACCCCCGAAAAAAGTGGCATTGATATCCAAGCTTTAAAGGCGCAGCGAGATGAGGCATTTGTCAAGGTATTTTCTCGATTAGAACAGGAAGCACAAGACAGACGCCTGATGCTTTCTGTACCTAAGCAGTTTCAAGGGAAAACCTTTCAGGAAGTAACACTCAGCAGCAAAGAGAAAGTCATCGCCCTGACATTTGATGACGGCCCTTGGCCTAAAAGCACGTTGGAAGTGCTGGAAATTCTTAAGAAGAATAACATTAAAGCAACGTTCTTTATGGTGGGGAAGAACGTGAAAAATTTTCCCCATTTGGCGCGGCAGGTTGGCGTGGATGGTCACGCGATTGGAAATCACACTTGGAGCCACCCTTACCAGCGCTTCAACGAAGCTGGAGCTTCCAGTGAAATTGACCGTACATCCGACATGATTTATCAAGCTACAGGCATCAAGACAACTCTATTTCGTCCACCCGGAGGTCATCTTAACAATGGATTAGCCGCCTACGCCCATAAGAAGAACTACGCGGTTGTAATGTGGTCTTCTGACTCGAGAGACTATAGCCGCCCTTCGGTGCCAATATTCCTCAAGCACGCGCTAGCAGGAATCACACCAGGTGGAATTGTCCTGATGCACGACGGCGGCGGCAATCGCGACCATACGGTGCGGGCTTTACCCCAACTAATCACCGAATACAAAAAGCGTGGCTACAGGTTTGTCACGGTTCCTGAACTGATGGAGATGCAAGACAAAGAAGTTAAGTTAGCATCTGCTGCTAAATCAGCTCCTCCGAAAGCTCAACCGGCTAATCCAAAACTGAATAAGGGAAGATAATATTTCCTCTTTTCAGGCCCGATACAGAGTGGCTGGAGATTAGGAAAAAATTTAAAATTTTGAGTGGTGAGTTTTGAATTCAAGAAATTTATTTTCACTCATCACTCTGATTACCGCTAATCTGTACGATATAGATTACCGCTAATCTGTACGATATAGCAGGCATTTATAGAATTTATAGAGAAAATTTCTTCTCTATGATGCTGGTAAGGGGAACTCGATGGTTCCCCTTCACTTTTTAGTGCTTATTGCACCGAGCTAAGCACCTTTTCGGGTGTTGCTTCAGGATTGGCTTCTGGAGAATCAGCCTCGGAGGGAGGCACGACCTGCCAGAATTTGGCTAGAGACTCAGCCCAGTTGGCTAAGATATCTTTCGCCTTCTGGCTACCTGCACGTTCGGCGTGCAGCTCAATTAGCTCTTTGAGTTGTTGCTCACCGGCAGGGGTCCTGACTCGTTGCAGCTTGACAATTTCTGGATTTACCTTGGATGTAAAGCTGCCATCTTCATCTAGGAAGTAAGCTAAACCCCCGGTCATCCCAGCTCCCACATTGCGCCCTACTCTGCCCAAGACGACAATCACGCCGCCAGTCATGTATTCGCAACAGTGGTCGCCTGCACCTTCGATTACTGCCATGCCCTTGGAATTGCGAACGGCAAAGCGCTCACCGGCTTGACCATTGGCAAGCATGATGCCGCCCGTGGCACCGTAGAGACAGGTGTTGCCGACAATAACGTTCTGGGCAGGATCGTAGGTGGCTGATTGGGGCGGCTTGATAACAATTTCGCCACCATGCATCCCCTTGCCTACGTAGTCATTTGCTTCGCCTTCTAGGTTGAGGGTGATGCCAGGGAGGTTGAAGGCACCAAAACTTTGACCCACACTGCCTTGGAAGTTGAGGGTAATACTGCCACTCCAGCCGGTGTTGCCATATTGAGACGCGATCGCTCCCGCAATCCTTGCCCCAATCGTCCGGTCTGTATTCACCACGGTTACAGTTTTGGTCACGCTCGACTGGTTTGCGATCGCATCCTGAACTTCCGGGTCATTAAGCAGTTGGTCATCTAAAACGGGACCATTGCTATGAACTGCGTCGTGAACCAGCCAGGAACGGTCTTCACGGGTATCAGGAAGACGAATAAGGCAATCTAGATTCAGCGCTTGTGTCTTAGTGAGTTCTGTTGGGCGCACCTTCAAGAGGTCGGCTCGACCAATGATGTCGTTGAGCGACCGATATCCTAACCGAGCCAAGAGACTCCGCACTTCTTCTGCTGCAAAGTAGAAGAAGTTGACGACGTGTTCTGGCATTCCGGGGAAGCGCTTCCGCAAGTTTTCTTGCTGAGAAGCCACGCCTACGGGGCAGTTATTCGTGTGGCAAATCCGCGCCATAATGCAGCCTTCGGCAATCATGGCAATGGAGCCGAAGCCGTATTCTTCTCCGCCCATTAAAGCGGCGATGACGACATCCCAGCCGCTCTTAAAGCCACCATCTACTCGCAGAATCACGCGATCGCGCAAGCTGTTTTCCATCAGGACGCGATGTACTTCGGTTAACCCCAGTTCCCAAGGGCTTCCGGCGTGCTTAATCGAACTGAGTGGAGAAGCGCCTGTGCCCCCATCGTGACCGGATATCTGGATAACATCGGCATTTGCTTTGGCGACCCCAGCCGCAACCGTACCAATGCCGACTTCTGCCACCAGCTTCACCGATACCCCCGCTTTCGGGTTAATTTGGTGCAGGTCAAAAATTAACTGCGCCAAATCTTCAATTGAATAGATATCGTGGTGTGGCGGCGGCGAAATCAATGTTACCCCAGGCTTGGAACGGCGCAGCATGGCGATGTAGGGGCTAACTTTTGTCCCCGGTAGCTGACCGCCTTCTCCCGGCTTGGCACCTTGGGCGATTTTGATTTCAATTTGCTTGGCGCTCATTAGGTACTCAGGGGTGACGCCAAAACGACCGCTAGCGACCTGCTT
This genomic stretch from Coleofasciculus sp. FACHB-1120 harbors:
- a CDS encoding septal ring lytic transglycosylase RlpA family protein, with the translated sequence MNQRFFFGMFATLLTTALLGTTTSSYAESIKGVNQASESRVSQAQQTNQSRKVTKNDLRQAVSPLPAATPSNLQPTNGVKLGEYQSQTAIRCLVKPCPSAMDRALVAKILPHELNGYQAATLYVRSIPVLTFLGSRLAPAESTKVGETRRNSNSRQPRSNQAAANTSQDDPVWRATAVAAKLNQLSREQVDAKAIAVVWNGDKSNYSIKVNGEELVQVNGKTRLPDTTRNVAVDALQATNRLRRLMGNAPPLRKIAGVPVAKPKPRQIANRPRSSRVANERSRIVQQPSNAIAYRPVLSEIKGMASWYGYAGNGTQSASGERFNENAMTAAHRTLPFGTQVRVTNTNNGRSVVVRINDRGPFIRGRIIDVSAGAARVLGMISSGVAPVRVEILGKPQKVAVDEN
- a CDS encoding bifunctional pantoate--beta-alanine ligase/(d)CMP kinase, translated to MRLFTTTAGLHCYLDLYRHRLRIGFVPTMGALHAGHLSLIQHARRENDRVIVSIFVNPLQFGPTEDFQQYPRRLEQDWQLCEQAGVDAIFAPTAEEMYGMRNGENTLTPAPDSPLPISKDLTQVVPPESMTSLLCGRSRPGHFQGVATVVTKLLNLVQPTHAYFGEKDAQQVAIIRRLVADLNLPVEIVGCSIVREASGLALSSRNQYLSAEQKEQASVLYRGLREAQKKFKSGDRDRIVLIEAAQKEFALVPEVQIEYIELVHPTTLMPLEKVDEAGLLSIAARLGTTRLIDNVTLRDRQPILAIDGPAGAGKSTVARTVAQSLGLLYLDTGAMYRALTWLVLESGTSVKDEPAIAELASSSQIQLSTSDDLQTPVRVWIHDREVTQAIRSREVTAQVSAIAAQPYVRRELVKQQQRWGVKGGVVAEGRDIGSHVFPDAELKIFLTASAQARAQRRQQDLKNQAQPEVSLDQLERDIQERDTRDSTRALAPLRKAADAIEIQTDGLSIAEVTAQIVSLYQQKLSVPV
- a CDS encoding polysaccharide deacetylase family protein gives rise to the protein MAKYDRFLWREKTTLIALAAAASSFITGLMLPVNQQGSDPEILLSATEKMGHHTPEKSGIDIQALKAQRDEAFVKVFSRLEQEAQDRRLMLSVPKQFQGKTFQEVTLSSKEKVIALTFDDGPWPKSTLEVLEILKKNNIKATFFMVGKNVKNFPHLARQVGVDGHAIGNHTWSHPYQRFNEAGASSEIDRTSDMIYQATGIKTTLFRPPGGHLNNGLAAYAHKKNYAVVMWSSDSRDYSRPSVPIFLKHALAGITPGGIVLMHDGGGNRDHTVRALPQLITEYKKRGYRFVTVPELMEMQDKEVKLASAAKSAPPKAQPANPKLNKGR